In Parabacteroides timonensis, the genomic stretch GTCGCGTGCTGCAGCTTCCCCGTCTTTTCCTAAGTCGTTTCCTTCAGCCATCTTATTAATTTGCACAAATATACTGTTTTTCTTTTTTATTTGCGCTTTCGCTTGTACATTTGCACATTATGGCACAGAAACGGAAATATTCAGCTCCACAACCCAACCGTCCGCGGGTATATAAGGTTACTTTTATGCTTAATGAAGAAGAGCAGAAGGCTGTCGACCGCTATCTGGCCAGATATAACATAGAAAACAAATCCCGGTGGTATCGGGAAACCATCCTTTCACACATACTCAAGACGCTGGAAGAGGACTATCCTACGCTCTTCAAGGAAAACGAAATGAGACGATGAATCCATTTAACGACGAATATTTTATGAAACAGGCCCTGGTGGAAGCACGTGCTGCCGCGGCCGAAGGGGAAGTGCCCGTAGGGGCGGTAGTTGTATGTAACAACCAGATCATTGCCCGTGCCCATAACCAGACGGAACGGTTGAACGATCCGACGGCTCATGCGGAAATGCTTGCAATTACTGCTGCCGTAGGTGTATTGGGAGCGAAATACCTGACCGGTTGCAGCTTGTATGTGACAGTAGAACCTTGTATCATGTGTGCAGGAGCAATCGGCTGGTCACAACTAAGTACGATTGTATACGGTGCCAGCGACGAAAAGAGAGGATACCAGGAATATGCCCCGAAAGCATTCCATCCGAAGGCCGTTGTAAAAAGGGGAGTGATGGAAAAGGAATGTGCGGAAGAGATGCAGAAATTCTTCCGGCAAAGAAGATAAAAACAAAAATCCCACGTCAAAAGCGCGGGATACTGTTTGCATATAACTATTTTACCTCTTCGAAGTCGACATACTCGCCTTCGTCTTTGGCAAAGATCTTCTTACGGTTTGCAGAAGCATAATCATCCTCAGCAGCATGCGAGTGCTGTTGCCCGCCAGAGTAACTGCTTGTCTGACGACGTTGCTCTCCCTTCTTTCCGCTGCTGCTTCCACTACCGAACAACATATTTTTAAATGTGCGCAGAATAGAGAAGCCCATCAGAAAAACTAACAGGATGAAGAAGAAAAACATTACAAACAAAAACTTAAACATAATATTCGTTACTTAGTTGGTTTATAAGAGAAACACATAGACCAAACCTCTTGTTTAGTGTCTTTTGTTAAAAATAGACAAGAGGATATAGAGAAGAATCGTTCCGGCTATACCAAGCATACCGAAGAAGGCAACGAACAAGACTGCACAAACGACTAAGATATAGCGTCTTTCATTACCTTTCCAGCCAACCGACTTGATCTTTAACGAGAACATGGGAATCTCAGACACAAGCAATAAAGAGGTAGCCAACGCCACCACCAATGTAATCACAATGAACAGGACATTATTAGCCTGGCTCAAAGGAGACAATGAATATCCGACCGAGGCCCAGAACAACGCATGTGCCGGAACCGGCATACCGATAAAGGAAGTTGTCTGCCGTTCGTCGATATTAAATTTGGCCAGACGCAAACCCGAGAAAGCCGGGATCACAAAAGCCAGGTAAGGGATGTAACGTCCTATCTCTCCCAATGGAAGACAGGCCTGGCTCAGCATCCAGAATACGATCATCCCGGGAGCAACACCAAAGCTAACCATATCCGAAAGGGAGTCGAGCTCTTTCCCCATCGGGGAATAAGCTTTCAGCAAACGGGCGGCAAACCCGTCCAGGAAGTCGAACACGGCAGCGATAATGATCCATATAGCTGCCCACAGCAGATTTCCCTGCAACGCCATTACACTGGCTATACAGCCGGAAATAAGACTCAAACAAGTAATTGAGTTAGGAATATGTTTTCTGATATTCATTGTTTCGTATATTTTCAGGACCTTATTCGCACGGGCATTTGCTCAAACGTGCAATCGGAGTCTGATTACCGGTAACCTTCTGATCCATCTCGATCAGAACTTCAGTCCCGACAGGTAAATAGACATCTACACGCGACCCGAATTTGATAAAACCCATTTGTTCATCAACATGACATTTCTCTCCTACCTTCGCATAGGTAACAATGCGTCGTGCAAGTGCACCTGCAATCTGGCGGGCTAATACATCCGTTCCATTCTTGGTAGTGATAACAACAGCAGAACGCTCGTTTTCGGTACTGCTCTTGGGCAGATAGGCAGCCATGAACCGTCCGTTATTATGAGAAACATGTTTCACTGTCCCGTTTACCGGAAACCAGTTGGCATGTACATTGAACACAGACATAAAGATAGATATCTGCAAACACTTCCGGTGAAGGATCTCATTCTCCATCACCTCTTCAATGGCAACGATCGTACCATCGGCAGGGGCAATCACCAGTCCTTCGGAGTCGTAAGGGAACCTACGGAACGGACTACGGAAAAAATTCAGTACCAATAGAAAGAGAATGGTCGATACCGATGCAACAGAATAGAACAACGCCTCCTTGCTGATGGTATGGTATATTGCGACATTCACGATAAACAACACCGTAAATAACGTAAGTAGTAGACCTGTTCCTTCTTTATGTACTTTCATTCTTTTCCTAAAACTGCATTTTTATTACAATCTGCAAAAGTATTCATTTTTGTGGAATAACAAAACAATTCAGTTGACAATTGACAGATGACAGTTGACAGATAAATGAATTGTAACATAATTACGAACAAATATCTGCATTTATCATCTGAAAAAGGTTTCACCTTTTGACAGTTTTGAATGTAGTGTCGTTGGTAGGGGCGGTTCGCGAACCGCCCTTACAGGTGCCGTCATAATGGAACAGGCAGGTTCGACCGTAGGGGCAGGTTCCAAACCTGCCCGTTGTGACAATGATTACATCCTGTTGATATTGGGCGGGTTTGGAACCCACCCCTACGAGGTCGGTTATTTAGGTTCACCTTTTTCTAATTCCGAACGCGAAGCCCAATTGTCAATTATCAATTGTCAATTAACAAAATCCTGCCCTGTTCAACATACCAGAGAAAACCTTCCACTTTTGTGTAGCCCATCTGGCGGATCAGCTTCATATAATTCTTTACCTGGCTATGGTGTCTCTTATCCTGGATATCCCCGAACTTATAGTCGACCACCACCACTTTATCGGCCGTGATCATTACCCGGTCAGGACGTTTCGACAGTCCTTTTCCGAAAAGGATATCCACTTCATTGAGTACACGGGCTGTTCCGTCATACCAGGGAAGGACTTCCGTTGTTTTGAGCAATTCCTCTAAACGGAGAATCAATGTTTCAGCTTCACTTTTATTGATCACTCCGGCCAGACGGTAACTCTCTACGGCCGATCCTATATCTGCACATGTCCGTATCTGACTCAACACTTCATGCATCAACGCGCCATGTTTCCGTTTCTCATTATCAAAGAAAAAGCCTTTTCCATGCAAACGGAGTTGAAGGCGGTCGTCGGGAGAGATGGAGTTGATACGGATCATTTCTACTTCTTCCGGGGATGAGTCGTCCGTCTTTGCAACTGACGGATGCCACCAGCTTCCTAGTTCAAAAAGTCCGGCTTTTGTATCGAAAGAGGGGGACAAAGGTATTAAAGACTCTCCTTGCTTGGTATCCGTTACTTTCCAGTGCAATGCACCCCAAAGCGCATCGGCGACAGACGATATCTTCTCAACCTCTCCAGTCTCTTCTTTTATCTTCTTAGGACGCGGGGCAAAGACGATCAGTTCTTCTTTCGAGCGTGTAAAGGCCACATACAAAGTATTCAGGTTATCGATAAAGGCGTGCAACCGTTCACGGAAATAGTCTTCTGCAAAGATGGTATTCCCCAACGACTGGCTGTAACGCACCGGAACCAAATGTAAGCGATCGAACGGTTTTGTATCCGGCTTGCACCAAAGGATAACGGGTTTCGACGGTTTATGGTCGATCTCCCAATCGCCGAAAGGTATGACAACGACCTTAAAGCCCAACCCTTTCGATTTATGGACGGTAAGGATACGGATCGCATTCTGTGCGTCGGGCGTGGCAATCGTCTTACGATAGCCTGCATCATCCCACCATTTCAGGAAACGGCTCAGGTCGGCACTTTCTTTTTGGGTATATTCGGATACCATATCAAGAAAAGCCTGTACAAAGACTTGTTCATTATCCTGGAAGTGACCGGAGAAAAGCCGGAAGAGTCCTTCCGATATTTCATACAACGACTGGCGGGAAAGCGCTTGCAGTTCGGAAGCGATCTCCGACGGGAAAGCCAGTCCGGTCGTTTCTACGGAACAGATATCCGGACAGTCCGTTGCTGCCGGTTCATCCTTTAATATCCGGTAAGAATACAAGGCTGTTTGTTCGTTGATCTTGTCTTCGGGGTTCTTCAGATAGCGCAACAGGGCGATCATAAACCTTACGGCAGGCGATCCGCTGACAAACAGGGCTTCATCGGAGATAATATCATAATTATAACGGTCGGAAGGGTTTTCTTCTTTGTAGGAAAGTAACTTATCTGCCACCATAGCTCCCTCCATATTGGTCCGCACCAGGATTGCTATATCCTTCAATGCATAACCGTTGTCCTGTAACTGTTCAACGACCTGGGGCAAGCGGTCGAGTGCTTCTTCTTTCCAGTCCTTCTCCTCATCACCCGACAAGAATTCGATTCTGACATGTCCGTCCTTCTGCTGAAAAGGAGGGGGCACCTGTTGGTAACTCTTATCATAAGCAGACATGATCTTGGTAAGGAAAGAGGCGCGTTGCTTTTCACTCAGCGAAGAAGTCAACAGCGTTTCATTATACACTGTCTGCAACAGGGCAGGAATAGAAGTAAAGAAAGTGTTATTGAACTCCACGATATTCCGGCAACTACGCCAGTTCTCCTTCAGTGTTTCTTCCGTTACTTCTTCGGCGGAGAAATCGGTTTGTACCTGTTCGTCCAATAGTTTCCAGTCGGAGTTACGGAAACGGTAGATACTCTGCTTCACGTCACCTACGATCAGGTTGGCCCGGTCGTGTGCCAGGCTTTCTTCTATCAACGGACGGAAATTGTTCCATTGCATGCCGCTGGTATCCTGAAACTCGTCGATCATATAATGATCTACATGCGTACCGGTTTTCTCGTAGATAAA encodes the following:
- the pssA gene encoding CDP-diacylglycerol--serine O-phosphatidyltransferase, with the protein product MNIRKHIPNSITCLSLISGCIASVMALQGNLLWAAIWIIIAAVFDFLDGFAARLLKAYSPMGKELDSLSDMVSFGVAPGMIVFWMLSQACLPLGEIGRYIPYLAFVIPAFSGLRLAKFNIDERQTTSFIGMPVPAHALFWASVGYSLSPLSQANNVLFIVITLVVALATSLLLVSEIPMFSLKIKSVGWKGNERRYILVVCAVLFVAFFGMLGIAGTILLYILLSIFNKRH
- a CDS encoding UvrD-helicase domain-containing protein yields the protein MLTVYRASAGAGKTHKLTGEYLNLLFTGTGAYRRILAVTFTNKATDEMKGRIVEELYNLSSGRKSDYVGSLKSAYSLTEEQVRKQAGKILRDILHDYSSFNISTIDRFFQQTMRAFTREIGLQGGYGIEMDQELVLTSAIDNLLADLEKPESKELLGWLLRFAEDKIENGGEWNLRKDIMSLSREVFKESYKASSDEVAKDIQDKEALENYKNELFGIIRSVEAEAKRLGERGLQILNKYALRTTDFKGGSRSPLTLLERLERGEMKDPSATFISLADNLEGCFTKTTPQGARQIIGCAFEDGLNDCIKNIVALFSNLTAYNTAREIVRYYYTLGILTDVSRQIASYREEKNVMLIADTTELLNKVIGGSNAPFIYEKTGTHVDHYMIDEFQDTSGMQWNNFRPLIEESLAHDRANLIVGDVKQSIYRFRNSDWKLLDEQVQTDFSAEEVTEETLKENWRSCRNIVEFNNTFFTSIPALLQTVYNETLLTSSLSEKQRASFLTKIMSAYDKSYQQVPPPFQQKDGHVRIEFLSGDEEKDWKEEALDRLPQVVEQLQDNGYALKDIAILVRTNMEGAMVADKLLSYKEENPSDRYNYDIISDEALFVSGSPAVRFMIALLRYLKNPEDKINEQTALYSYRILKDEPAATDCPDICSVETTGLAFPSEIASELQALSRQSLYEISEGLFRLFSGHFQDNEQVFVQAFLDMVSEYTQKESADLSRFLKWWDDAGYRKTIATPDAQNAIRILTVHKSKGLGFKVVVIPFGDWEIDHKPSKPVILWCKPDTKPFDRLHLVPVRYSQSLGNTIFAEDYFRERLHAFIDNLNTLYVAFTRSKEELIVFAPRPKKIKEETGEVEKISSVADALWGALHWKVTDTKQGESLIPLSPSFDTKAGLFELGSWWHPSVAKTDDSSPEEVEMIRINSISPDDRLQLRLHGKGFFFDNEKRKHGALMHEVLSQIRTCADIGSAVESYRLAGVINKSEAETLILRLEELLKTTEVLPWYDGTARVLNEVDILFGKGLSKRPDRVMITADKVVVVDYKFGDIQDKRHHSQVKNYMKLIRQMGYTKVEGFLWYVEQGRILLIDN
- a CDS encoding phosphatidylserine decarboxylase family protein; protein product: MKVHKEGTGLLLTLFTVLFIVNVAIYHTISKEALFYSVASVSTILFLLVLNFFRSPFRRFPYDSEGLVIAPADGTIVAIEEVMENEILHRKCLQISIFMSVFNVHANWFPVNGTVKHVSHNNGRFMAAYLPKSSTENERSAVVITTKNGTDVLARQIAGALARRIVTYAKVGEKCHVDEQMGFIKFGSRVDVYLPVGTEVLIEMDQKVTGNQTPIARLSKCPCE
- a CDS encoding nucleoside deaminase — its product is MNPFNDEYFMKQALVEARAAAAEGEVPVGAVVVCNNQIIARAHNQTERLNDPTAHAEMLAITAAVGVLGAKYLTGCSLYVTVEPCIMCAGAIGWSQLSTIVYGASDEKRGYQEYAPKAFHPKAVVKRGVMEKECAEEMQKFFRQRR
- a CDS encoding DUF4834 family protein, whose protein sequence is MFKFLFVMFFFFILLVFLMGFSILRTFKNMLFGSGSSSGKKGEQRRQTSSYSGGQQHSHAAEDDYASANRKKIFAKDEGEYVDFEEVK